The DNA region CCCGTCGGACCGCATCGCGAGGGTGCGCGCGGCGCCGAGAACCTGCGTCGCGGCCGATCCCGTCTCGCCGGCCCCCTCGCGCACCGATCCGATATGGCCCGTGACCTGCCGGGTCCCGCGCGCGGCCTCCTGAACGTTCCGCGCGATCTCGCGCGTGGCCGCGCCCTGCTCCTCGATCGCCGAGGCGATGTGGGTGGCGATGCCGGACATGTCGTCGATCGTGCGGGTCACCCCCTGGACAGCCTCCACCGCGCCGCGCGTGGCAGATTGAATCGCGCCGATACGGGCGGAGATCTCCTGGGTCGCCCGGGCCGTCTGCTCGGCCAGCGTCTTGACCTCCGCGGCCACCACCGCGAAGCCGCGCCCGGCCTCGCCGGCGCGCGCCGCCTCGATGGTGGCGTTGAGGGCGAGCAGGTTGGTCTGGCTCGCCACGCCCGAGATCAGGCCGGCCGCCGCGCCGATCCGGTCGGCGCTGTCGGACAACTCCCGGATGATGCTGCCGGTCTCCTGCGCGCGCGCGATCGCCGAGGCGGCGATCTCCACCGAATGGGTCACCTGCCCGCTGATCTCCTGCACGGAGGCCGCCATCTCCTCGGTCGCGCTCGCGACCTGCTGGACGTTGCCGGACGTCTGCTCGGCGGCGACCGAGACGCTCGCCGCGAGGGTGTTGGTCTGCGCGGCGATCTCGGTCATCGAGGCGGCGGTCGCCTCCATCTCGGTCGCCGCGGCGGTCAGCTCGTCCGTGAGCGCCCCGGCCTCCCGCTCGAAACCGCGCGTGATGCGGTCGAGCAGCTCGGCGCGGCGCATCTTGGCGGCGTCGGCCTCGGCCTGCAGGGCGGCCAGCCGCCGTGCCTCGATCCCCGACTCCTTGAAGACCTGCACGGCGTCGGCGATCTGGCCGATCTCGTTCCGCTCGCCCTGGTGCGGGATCGCGACCGCGAGGTCCCCGGCCGCGAGCCGCCGCATCGGTTCCAGCACGGCGCGGACACTGGCGGCGATGCTCCGCACGATCAGCGCTCCGAGCGCGATGGCGAGCGCGAGGGCCACGGCGCCGATCGCCAGCATGAGCCGCTTCGCGCCGGACGCGGTGGCCGCCCCCTGGGCGATCGCCGTCTCACCGCTGGCGTTGTTGAGCGCCACGATCTCCTCGAGCGCCTGGGACGCCGCCTTGATGTGGGGGCGGACGCCGACGAGGCTCTCGCGCAACGCCAGATCCTTGTGGCCCGTCCGCGAGTATTCCAGCACGGCGGGAATCGCCGCGAGG from Methylobacterium sp. NMS14P includes:
- a CDS encoding methyl-accepting chemotaxis protein; translation: MKAWFAKLSIKHRLVGALGLLIVCLLLVDGVGLRAVGNLAEDQGRLGDNTLPSVRYAGELRGNVIDVRVSVVNHILYPEAAHMRAEEAALSKKTEAVAAAMRHYAPLIDGPKERALFDVFDREWKSYLAAIPAVLEYSRTGHKDLALRESLVGVRPHIKAASQALEEIVALNNASGETAIAQGAATASGAKRLMLAIGAVALALAIALGALIVRSIAASVRAVLEPMRRLAAGDLAVAIPHQGERNEIGQIADAVQVFKESGIEARRLAALQAEADAAKMRRAELLDRITRGFEREAGALTDELTAAATEMEATAASMTEIAAQTNTLAASVSVAAEQTSGNVQQVASATEEMAASVQEISGQVTHSVEIAASAIARAQETGSIIRELSDSADRIGAAAGLISGVASQTNLLALNATIEAARAGEAGRGFAVVAAEVKTLAEQTARATQEISARIGAIQSATRGAVEAVQGVTRTIDDMSGIATHIASAIEEQGAATREIARNVQEAARGTRQVTGHIGSVREGAGETGSAATQVLGAARTLAMRSDGLSRAVRSFLDEVRAA